From one Drosophila ananassae strain 14024-0371.13 chromosome 4 unlocalized genomic scaffold, ASM1763931v2 tig00000061, whole genome shotgun sequence genomic stretch:
- the LOC6496745 gene encoding ADP-ribosylation factor-like protein 4A isoform X3, with product MGSTMVKPLVKNGNLLDVLPSQGTLHVVMLGLDSAGKSTALYRLKFDQYLNTVPTIGFNCEKVQGTIGKAKGVHFLVWDVGGQEKLRPLWRSYTRCTDGILFVIDSVDIERMEEAKMELMRTAKCPDNQPF from the exons ATGGGTTCAACAATGGTAAAACCGTTggtaaaaaatggaaatttattGGATGTATTGCCATCGCAG GGTACTCTACATGTAGTCATGTTAGGATTAGATTCTGCGGGAAAATCAACGGCACTATACAGACTAAAGTTTGATCAGTATTTGAACACAGTCCCAACAATTGGATTTAATTGCGAGAag GTTCAAGGAACAATTGGAAAAGCAAAGGGTGTGCATTTTCTAGTTTGGGATGTGGGAGGACAGGAAAAATTAAGACCACTTTGGCGAAGTTACACTCG TTGCACAGATGGTATTTTGTTCGTCATCGATTCTGTTGATATAGAACGTATGGAAGAGGCAAAAATGGAATTAATGCGCACAGCAAAATGTCCGGATAATCag